From the Nodularia sp. NIES-3585 genome, one window contains:
- a CDS encoding non-ribosomal peptide synthetase produces MINITAKGFRLSPHQKHLWLLQQNSSAYLTQGAIRIEGNFQADIFKKALQTVVNRHEILRTSFCQLPSRKYPVMVVSDSSVTLPVWQDIDLSFCSEQEYFWKIAELFQQDRHIGFDLEQGLIFRLYLLKCSPSLHTLLISLPALVADVQTIKNLVREISSSYFNCLENQELNEQPVQFIQFSEWHNQLLVDEDAEKAKNYWDEQKASPLARLPFENKLLNQSKFAVDCYQFQSDFELTEKMAILAQKYDTSTAVILLVCWQTLIWRLTGESDIIIGMGCNLRQYEELDEVLGLLATWIPIKSYLTPDLNLGELLESVKKTLDDTTEWQDYFVPESLENDNDLAFPIGFEFEQLTEKLFAKDVSFSLQKYYSCIEPFKLKLSCTQDESSLIADFYYDNNYFSQDTIERLAGQFQTLLTSVTTNPAQKISQLEIISPSDRQQLLNFNQAQIDYPTDQCIHQLFAEQVEKTPHQVAVVFEDQQLTYAQLNHKANQLAHYLQKLGVKPEVVVGLCLERSLEMIVGLLGIIKAGGAYLPLDPNLPTSGITWRSQDAEVPILLTQHQLVDRFSECTAKIISLDSDWEIINQEPSGNLTSQVRPDNSVYVIYTSGSTGVPKGVVVEHQQLLNYLYNIQEILNLPADASFATVSTFAADLGNTVIFPSLCRGGCLHLISSDRASDPQALADYFYHHPIDCLKIVPSHLKALLTSQTNKAILPRQRLVLGGEATSWNLIEQIRQLAPDCQIINHYGPTETTVGVTTFTVSQEATSQEYQTVPIGRPLANTQIYLLDSVGQLVPMGVPGELHIGGAALARGYLKQPDLTAEKFINHPFIPGKKLYKTGDLVRYLSDGNIEFLGRIDHQIKVRGFRIELGEIETSLLKHPAVSETVVTAQEDETGNKRLVAYVVPKHELDPKTTELRQFLLELLPEYMVPAFFVQLKALPLTANGKVNRQLLPAPDTSRTVLKETYIAPRTPNEKILAKIWAQVLRVEQVGIGDNFFELGGDSIISIQIVARANQAGLKLKPKQLFEHQTIGELAAAAGTNFVIMAEQETITGSLPLTPIQHWFFEQNQPEPHHWNQTVLLQVRRSLDHVCLEKTVQQLLLYHDALRLRFIQTESGWQQINADFENVMPFTHIDLSALPETEQQQALETAAAELQTSFDLSSNPLVRVALFNLGASKPSRLLILIHHLAVDGVSWRILLEDFQTIYEQLERGEVTELPPKTTSFKRWAELLTDYANSAEVRQEWDYWLTQTQKSFSSFPVDYLEGNNTLASEKIVSVSLSKAETQALLQEVPSAYSTQINEVLLTALVQAFAELTGENSLLVEMEGHGREEICDNVDLSRTVGWFTTHFPVLLDLGKNLDPGTALKLIKEQLRNIPHRGIGYGLLRYLKEDRNITDQLAKLPEPPVKFNYLGQFDKIMSESSLFEPADESTGPERSLQGSRDRLLVVNSLISSGQLQLSWSYSENIHRRTTIETLAENFVQALRELITHCQSPEAGGYTPSDFSKANVSQKDLDQLLAKINQGNK; encoded by the coding sequence ATGATAAATATCACTGCTAAAGGTTTTCGGCTTTCTCCCCATCAAAAACATCTTTGGTTATTACAACAAAATAGTTCTGCATATCTAACTCAAGGTGCTATTCGGATAGAAGGAAATTTCCAAGCAGATATTTTCAAAAAAGCATTACAAACAGTAGTCAATCGACATGAAATTCTCCGGACAAGTTTTTGTCAATTGCCTAGTAGAAAGTACCCTGTTATGGTTGTCTCAGATAGTAGTGTTACTTTGCCTGTATGGCAAGATATAGATTTAAGTTTCTGTAGTGAGCAGGAATATTTCTGGAAAATTGCAGAACTGTTTCAGCAAGATAGACATATAGGTTTTGACCTGGAGCAAGGTTTAATATTTCGTTTATATTTACTTAAGTGTTCGCCAAGTTTACATACTTTGCTGATCTCATTACCTGCACTGGTGGCAGATGTACAAACAATTAAAAATTTAGTGCGTGAAATTAGTAGTTCTTATTTTAATTGCTTAGAAAACCAGGAATTAAATGAGCAACCAGTACAATTTATTCAATTTTCAGAATGGCACAACCAATTACTTGTAGATGAGGATGCAGAAAAAGCTAAAAATTACTGGGATGAGCAAAAAGCTTCTCCACTCGCTAGGTTACCTTTTGAGAATAAGCTGTTAAACCAATCAAAATTTGCAGTTGATTGTTATCAATTCCAGAGCGATTTTGAACTGACAGAAAAGATGGCAATATTAGCTCAAAAGTATGATACTTCCACTGCTGTCATATTATTAGTTTGTTGGCAAACGCTGATTTGGCGACTCACAGGAGAATCTGATATTATCATTGGTATGGGCTGTAATCTCAGACAATATGAAGAGTTGGATGAGGTACTCGGATTACTTGCAACCTGGATACCAATTAAAAGTTATTTGACACCAGACTTGAATTTAGGAGAACTTTTAGAGAGTGTTAAAAAGACTTTAGACGACACCACCGAATGGCAAGATTATTTCGTTCCCGAATCTTTAGAAAATGACAATGATTTAGCATTTCCCATTGGTTTTGAGTTTGAACAATTAACCGAAAAATTATTTGCTAAGGATGTTTCATTCTCTCTACAAAAATACTATAGTTGTATTGAACCATTTAAACTTAAGTTAAGTTGTACTCAAGATGAAAGCTCTTTAATAGCAGATTTCTACTACGATAATAATTACTTTTCCCAAGATACTATTGAGCGTCTCGCGGGACAATTTCAAACTTTATTAACGAGTGTAACCACTAACCCAGCACAGAAAATTAGTCAATTAGAAATTATCAGCCCAAGCGATCGCCAACAACTGCTAAATTTTAACCAAGCCCAGATTGATTATCCCACAGATCAGTGCATTCACCAACTGTTTGCAGAACAGGTAGAAAAAACACCCCATCAGGTTGCCGTTGTTTTTGAAGACCAGCAACTAACCTATGCACAACTGAACCACAAAGCCAATCAACTAGCTCATTACTTGCAGAAACTGGGAGTCAAACCAGAAGTGGTAGTTGGGTTATGCCTAGAGCGATCGCTAGAAATGATCGTCGGATTGCTTGGTATTATCAAAGCAGGTGGGGCTTACCTACCATTAGACCCCAATTTACCAACCTCTGGTATTACTTGGCGATCGCAGGATGCTGAAGTACCCATACTACTAACACAACACCAGTTAGTTGACCGATTTTCTGAATGCACAGCCAAAATTATCAGCCTAGATAGCGACTGGGAAATTATTAATCAAGAACCTAGCGGTAATCTGACAAGCCAAGTTAGACCTGACAACTCAGTATATGTCATCTACACCTCTGGTTCTACAGGTGTTCCCAAAGGAGTTGTTGTTGAGCATCAGCAATTACTCAACTATCTGTACAACATCCAAGAAATCTTGAATCTGCCTGCTGATGCGAGTTTTGCCACTGTTTCCACTTTTGCCGCAGACTTAGGCAACACCGTGATCTTTCCTTCCCTGTGTCGTGGTGGATGTCTGCATCTAATTTCTAGCGATCGCGCTTCTGATCCTCAAGCTTTAGCAGATTACTTTTACCATCATCCCATCGACTGCCTCAAAATTGTACCTTCACACCTGAAAGCGCTGCTGACATCACAGACAAATAAAGCCATTCTCCCCCGCCAGCGATTAGTGCTAGGAGGTGAAGCCACCAGTTGGAATTTGATTGAGCAGATTCGGCAGTTAGCACCAGATTGTCAGATTATTAACCACTATGGCCCCACCGAAACCACTGTCGGTGTTACCACCTTCACAGTTAGTCAGGAAGCAACAAGCCAAGAATATCAAACAGTTCCCATTGGTCGTCCACTGGCTAACACCCAAATCTACTTACTCGACTCTGTGGGGCAATTAGTCCCAATGGGAGTACCTGGAGAACTCCACATTGGTGGTGCGGCTTTAGCACGAGGTTATTTAAAGCAACCAGATTTAACTGCCGAGAAATTTATTAATCATCCTTTTATTCCTGGAAAGAAACTATACAAAACCGGAGATTTAGTACGTTACCTCAGCGATGGCAACATTGAATTTCTGGGACGAATTGACCACCAAATTAAAGTCCGCGGCTTCCGGATTGAGTTAGGAGAAATTGAAACTTCGTTATTAAAACATCCTGCTGTGAGTGAAACCGTAGTCACAGCACAAGAAGATGAAACGGGCAACAAACGCTTAGTAGCTTATGTAGTGCCTAAACATGAATTAGACCCTAAAACTACTGAACTGCGCCAATTTCTCCTGGAGTTGTTACCTGAATATATGGTGCCAGCGTTTTTTGTGCAGCTAAAGGCTCTGCCTTTGACAGCTAATGGCAAGGTGAATCGGCAGCTACTACCTGCGCCTGATACATCCAGGACTGTTTTAAAAGAAACATACATAGCACCACGCACACCCAATGAAAAAATACTGGCTAAAATTTGGGCGCAAGTTCTTAGAGTTGAGCAAGTTGGCATTGGGGATAACTTCTTCGAGCTAGGCGGTGACTCAATTATTAGTATTCAAATTGTGGCCAGAGCTAATCAAGCAGGTCTCAAGCTCAAACCTAAGCAACTGTTTGAACACCAAACAATTGGGGAACTAGCAGCCGCTGCTGGCACTAATTTTGTAATTATGGCGGAACAGGAGACAATCACTGGTTCTTTGCCTCTAACACCAATCCAGCACTGGTTTTTTGAACAAAATCAGCCCGAACCACACCACTGGAACCAGACAGTTTTATTGCAAGTCAGGCGATCGCTTGACCATGTATGCTTAGAAAAGACAGTCCAGCAATTATTGCTATACCATGACGCACTGCGTCTGCGTTTCATACAAACAGAATCTGGTTGGCAACAAATCAACGCTGACTTTGAGAATGTGATGCCTTTTACGCATATAGATTTGTCAGCACTGCCAGAAACAGAGCAACAACAGGCTTTAGAAACAGCCGCAGCAGAATTACAAACTAGCTTTGACCTGTCCTCAAACCCCTTGGTGCGGGTAGCTTTATTTAATTTGGGTGCATCAAAACCCAGTCGCTTGTTAATTCTCATCCACCACTTAGCTGTTGATGGTGTGTCTTGGCGGATTTTGCTGGAAGATTTCCAAACAATTTATGAACAACTGGAACGGGGAGAAGTAACGGAATTGCCACCCAAAACTACCTCTTTCAAACGATGGGCTGAGTTACTAACAGACTACGCCAACTCAGCAGAGGTGCGGCAAGAGTGGGATTATTGGCTGACTCAAACTCAGAAATCCTTTTCCTCTTTCCCTGTGGACTATTTAGAAGGTAACAACACCCTTGCTTCCGAAAAAATAGTTTCAGTATCCTTGAGTAAAGCAGAAACTCAAGCGCTGCTTCAGGAAGTTCCATCTGCCTATAGTACACAAATCAACGAAGTTTTGCTGACAGCGCTAGTCCAAGCTTTTGCCGAGTTAACAGGAGAGAATTCGCTGTTAGTGGAGATGGAAGGTCACGGACGGGAGGAAATCTGCGATAACGTTGACCTCTCACGTACAGTGGGCTGGTTTACAACTCATTTCCCAGTTCTGTTGGATTTAGGGAAAAATCTCGATCCTGGAACAGCATTAAAACTAATCAAAGAGCAATTGCGTAATATACCGCATCGAGGGATTGGTTATGGCTTGCTGCGTTACCTGAAGGAAGACCGTAATATTACTGATCAACTGGCAAAACTGCCGGAACCGCCAGTGAAATTTAACTATTTGGGTCAATTTGACAAAATTATGTCAGAGTCATCACTATTTGAACCAGCTGATGAGTCTACAGGCCCAGAGCGCAGTTTGCAAGGTAGTCGCGATCGCTTGCTGGTAGTTAACAGCTTAATTAGTTCCGGTCAGCTGCAACTGAGTTGGAGTTATAGCGAAAATATCCATCGCCGAACCACCATTGAAACTTTAGCTGAGAATTTTGTCCAGGCGTTGCGTGAACTGATTACTCATTGCCAATCTCCAGAGGCTGGAGGATACACGCCTTCAGACTTCTCAAAAGCGAACGTCAGCCAAAAAGATTTAGACCAGTTATTAGCCAAAATTAATCAAGGAAATAAGTAG
- the ectB gene encoding diaminobutyrate--2-oxoglutarate transaminase: protein MNIFEQRESNVRSYCRSFPAIFHRAKGSIVYSQSGEEYIDFLAGAGALNYGHNNDYIKERVISYLEADAIAHGLDMHTSAKEKFLTKFAEFILKPKNLDYHVQFCGPTGTNAVEAALKLARKFTNRTGIFSFMGAYHGMTLGSLSITGNTAIRAGISGTSSNVTFMPYPYGFMESLDTIGFIESILNDVNSGIEKPAAIIFETVQAEGGIVVAPIQWMQNLRDLCDRHEILLICDDIQVGCGRSGPFFSFERAKIVPDMVVLSKSISGYGFPMSLLLIKPELDLWEPGEHTGTFRGNQLAFVGGTAALEYREITNLEEKVKIKEAFLKDFLNQEIASISEKIKIRGIGMIWGIDLANFGGCNLAKQITSQCFEMGLIAERVGRNDTVIKILPALTIELSTLEKGCLIIKKALGDCLQQSVIA, encoded by the coding sequence ATGAATATCTTTGAACAGCGCGAGTCAAATGTTAGGAGTTATTGCCGCAGTTTCCCGGCTATATTTCATAGAGCTAAAGGTTCTATAGTTTACTCTCAATCTGGCGAAGAGTATATTGATTTTTTGGCAGGTGCAGGCGCGTTAAATTATGGACATAATAATGATTACATCAAAGAGAGAGTAATTTCTTACTTAGAAGCTGATGCGATCGCACATGGTTTGGATATGCATACATCGGCAAAGGAAAAGTTTTTAACAAAATTTGCTGAGTTCATCCTAAAACCTAAAAATCTCGATTATCATGTCCAGTTTTGTGGTCCTACTGGAACTAATGCCGTTGAAGCAGCTTTAAAATTAGCCAGGAAATTTACAAATAGAACCGGGATATTCTCCTTTATGGGAGCTTATCATGGCATGACTTTGGGAAGTTTATCTATTACTGGTAATACTGCAATTCGCGCAGGGATAAGTGGCACATCAAGTAACGTAACTTTTATGCCTTATCCTTATGGTTTTATGGAAAGCTTAGACACAATCGGCTTTATTGAATCAATACTTAATGATGTCAATTCTGGCATTGAAAAACCAGCAGCAATCATTTTTGAAACCGTGCAAGCCGAAGGAGGAATTGTCGTAGCACCAATCCAATGGATGCAAAACCTGAGAGATTTGTGTGATAGACATGAGATTTTATTAATTTGTGATGATATTCAAGTAGGCTGTGGTCGTTCTGGCCCTTTCTTCTCCTTTGAAAGAGCCAAAATTGTGCCTGATATGGTAGTGTTATCAAAATCTATCAGTGGTTATGGTTTTCCGATGTCTTTGTTATTGATTAAACCAGAATTAGACCTCTGGGAACCGGGCGAACATACTGGCACTTTTCGCGGAAATCAACTAGCATTCGTTGGTGGTACGGCGGCTCTTGAGTATAGAGAAATTACCAATCTAGAAGAAAAAGTAAAAATTAAAGAAGCTTTCTTAAAAGATTTCCTCAACCAAGAAATAGCATCAATTAGTGAAAAAATTAAAATCAGAGGCATCGGTATGATTTGGGGCATTGATCTAGCCAACTTTGGCGGCTGCAATTTAGCCAAACAAATCACCTCACAGTGTTTTGAAATGGGATTAATAGCTGAACGAGTTGGCAGAAATGACACCGTGATCAAAATTTTACCTGCTTTAACAATTGAATTATCAACTCTTGAAAAAGGGTGTTTAATCATTAAAAAAGCTCTCGGTGATTGTCTTCAGCAATCAGTTATCGCTTAG
- a CDS encoding condensation domain-containing protein, with product MKTDNIQDIYELAPLQKGILFHSLYAPELGLYFFQFSHTLYGNLNLTAFEQAWQKVVNRHTALRTGFYWEEIDKPLQVVYKNVKVPLEQHDWRAVDPIDQQKRLKSFLDSDRQRGFDFSQESLIRLSLIRLTNESYEFIFSKHHLILDGWSSSMVIKDFAQHYEAFCQGKDAPSEPGSSFGSYINWLQQQDISQSEDFWRQALKGIKTPTALTNLYVDNLSTQAEKYDEEVIYLSETTTTALQSLAKKNRLTLNTFVQAAWAILLSYYTGEKNVVYGCTLSARPLELAEAESIVGTFVNTLPVAIKVNGEQFLLPWLRDFQAHQVEMRQYDYTPLTQIQAWSEIPRGIPMFDSILVFENYPVAQVLQEELGSLELQESGYFYKTNYPLTVVGLPGLKLGLGINYDFRRFDNHTIKGILEHFKLLLENMVTNPEVRIRDLSFLTVEEQEITLILEKAATFDFEFANCN from the coding sequence ATGAAAACAGACAATATCCAAGATATTTACGAACTAGCACCGCTACAGAAAGGCATTCTATTTCATAGTTTGTATGCCCCAGAATTAGGACTTTATTTTTTCCAGTTTAGTCATACTTTATATGGTAATCTCAACCTTACTGCTTTTGAACAAGCTTGGCAGAAAGTTGTTAATCGCCACACAGCTTTACGTACCGGCTTTTATTGGGAAGAAATCGACAAACCCTTACAAGTTGTATACAAAAATGTAAAAGTCCCCTTAGAGCAGCACGATTGGCGAGCAGTAGACCCAATTGATCAGCAAAAGCGCTTAAAATCTTTTTTAGATAGCGATCGCCAACGAGGCTTTGATTTCTCTCAAGAATCACTGATTCGTCTGTCATTAATTCGTCTTACTAACGAATCTTACGAATTCATCTTCAGCAAACACCATCTAATTCTTGATGGCTGGTCGAGTTCAATGGTAATTAAAGATTTTGCTCAACATTATGAAGCGTTTTGCCAAGGTAAAGATGCTCCTTCAGAACCAGGCAGTTCTTTTGGCAGTTACATCAACTGGTTGCAACAACAGGATATATCTCAATCTGAAGATTTTTGGAGACAGGCGCTGAAGGGAATTAAAACACCCACTGCCTTAACTAACCTTTACGTTGACAATTTATCAACTCAAGCAGAAAAATACGACGAGGAAGTTATCTATCTATCAGAAACAACCACAACTGCACTACAGTCCTTAGCAAAAAAAAATAGATTAACGCTGAACACATTCGTTCAGGCCGCTTGGGCTATTCTCCTAAGTTATTACACTGGTGAAAAAAATGTAGTCTATGGTTGTACTCTTTCAGCACGTCCACTGGAGTTGGCGGAAGCTGAATCAATAGTAGGGACATTTGTCAACACTTTACCTGTAGCCATAAAAGTAAATGGTGAACAGTTTTTACTACCTTGGCTCAGAGATTTTCAAGCTCACCAAGTTGAAATGCGTCAATATGATTACACACCGCTGACACAAATTCAAGCCTGGAGTGAAATACCACGAGGCATACCTATGTTTGACAGCATTCTCGTGTTTGAGAATTACCCAGTGGCTCAGGTATTACAGGAAGAGTTAGGAAGTTTAGAGCTTCAGGAAAGTGGTTACTTTTATAAGACCAACTATCCTTTAACAGTAGTTGGTTTGCCAGGGTTAAAGTTAGGGCTAGGAATTAATTACGATTTTCGTCGCTTTGATAATCACACAATCAAAGGTATTTTAGAGCATTTCAAACTATTACTAGAAAATATGGTGACTAATCCTGAAGTGCGTATTCGTGACTTGTCATTCTTGACAGTAGAAGAACAGGAAATAACCTTAATTTTGGAAAAAGCAGCAACATTTGATTTTGAATTTGCTAATTGCAATTAA